In one window of Tenacibaculum mesophilum DNA:
- a CDS encoding alpha-ketoacid dehydrogenase subunit alpha/beta: MTQNTEIANTQQLSFQDFKNEVLKDYRIARISRECSLLGRREVLTGKAKFGIFGDGKEVPQLAMAKAFQNGDFRSGYYRDQTFMMAIGELTPQQFFAGLYAHTDIDIEPMSAGRQMGGHFATHSLDENGNWKNLTAQKNSSSDISPTAGQMPRLLGLAQASKIYRNVKGLEKHTNFSINGNEVAWGTIGNASTSEGLFFETINAAGVLQVPMIMNVWDDEYGISVHARHQTTKESISEILKGFQRENESNGYEIFVVNGWDYVQLIDTYNKASKIAREQHIPVLIHVKELTQPQGHSTSGSHERYKSKERLQWEQEFDCIAQMRKWILEFELENEDGETLKFIDSEEDLINIEKEAKKEVSKAKRDAWSAYTNEIKAEVAEAIALLDTIAQKSNNGSFISKYKNDLAAIAEPIRKDILVAARKTLRYLRDEDFTEKTALQNFIKTSIDKAAVKYSAHLLSETELATEKISAEAPTYASEKNMVDARIIMRDNFDAILAKHPEVLIFGEDAGYIGDVNQGLEGLQEKFGELRVSDTGIREATILGQGIGMAMRGLRPIAEIQYLDYLLYALQIMSDDLATLRYRTFGKQKAPLIIRTRGHRLEGIWHSGSPMGGIINNVRGIHVLVPRNMTKAAGFYNTLLEGDDPALVVECLNGYRLKEELPTNLGDFKTPIGVVETIKEGNDITIVSYGSTLRIVEEAAKDLAQVGIDVEIVDAQSLLPFDINHDTVKSVAKTNRLLVVDEDVPGGASAYLLQEIVENQNGYRHLDSKPQTLTAKAHRPAYGTDGDYFSKPSAEDIFEKVYEIMNEANPSKFKSLY, encoded by the coding sequence ATGACGCAAAATACCGAAATAGCTAATACTCAACAGCTTTCTTTTCAAGATTTTAAAAATGAAGTTTTAAAGGACTATAGAATTGCTCGTATTAGTCGAGAATGTAGTTTATTAGGAAGAAGAGAAGTTTTAACAGGTAAAGCTAAATTTGGAATTTTTGGAGATGGTAAAGAAGTACCACAGTTAGCTATGGCTAAAGCTTTTCAAAATGGAGATTTCAGATCAGGTTATTATCGTGACCAAACCTTTATGATGGCTATTGGAGAATTAACTCCACAACAATTTTTTGCAGGATTATACGCACATACTGATATTGATATTGAGCCTATGTCTGCCGGTCGTCAAATGGGAGGACATTTTGCAACACATTCTTTAGATGAAAACGGTAACTGGAAAAATTTAACCGCTCAAAAAAATTCATCATCAGATATCTCTCCTACTGCAGGACAAATGCCTCGTTTATTAGGATTAGCACAAGCATCTAAAATCTATAGAAATGTTAAAGGTTTAGAAAAGCATACTAACTTTTCAATCAACGGTAACGAAGTTGCTTGGGGTACTATTGGTAATGCTAGTACAAGTGAGGGATTGTTTTTTGAAACTATCAATGCTGCTGGTGTTTTACAAGTTCCAATGATAATGAATGTTTGGGATGATGAGTACGGAATTTCAGTTCATGCACGTCATCAAACTACTAAAGAAAGTATTTCAGAAATATTAAAAGGATTCCAGCGTGAAAATGAAAGTAATGGGTATGAAATTTTCGTAGTGAATGGTTGGGATTATGTTCAGTTAATTGACACTTACAACAAAGCTTCTAAAATTGCTAGAGAGCAACATATACCTGTATTAATTCATGTAAAAGAATTAACACAACCTCAAGGACACTCTACTTCAGGTTCTCACGAACGTTACAAATCGAAAGAACGTTTACAATGGGAACAAGAGTTTGATTGTATTGCTCAAATGCGTAAGTGGATTTTAGAATTTGAACTAGAAAATGAAGATGGAGAGACTTTAAAATTTATTGATTCTGAAGAAGATTTAATCAATATTGAAAAAGAAGCGAAAAAAGAAGTTAGTAAAGCTAAACGTGATGCTTGGAGCGCATATACAAACGAAATAAAAGCAGAAGTAGCCGAAGCTATTGCTTTGTTAGATACCATTGCACAAAAAAGTAACAACGGTTCTTTCATTTCAAAATACAAAAACGATTTAGCGGCAATTGCTGAACCTATCAGAAAAGATATTTTAGTAGCAGCACGTAAAACGTTACGTTACTTAAGAGATGAAGATTTCACTGAAAAAACTGCACTTCAAAACTTTATTAAAACTTCAATTGATAAAGCTGCTGTAAAATATTCAGCTCATTTATTAAGTGAAACTGAATTAGCTACTGAAAAAATTTCTGCCGAAGCTCCAACCTATGCTTCTGAAAAAAATATGGTAGATGCACGTATTATTATGCGTGATAACTTTGATGCTATTTTAGCAAAACACCCTGAAGTGTTAATTTTTGGGGAAGATGCTGGGTATATAGGTGATGTTAATCAAGGGTTAGAAGGTTTACAAGAAAAGTTTGGTGAGTTACGTGTTTCTGATACAGGTATTCGTGAAGCGACTATTTTAGGTCAAGGTATTGGTATGGCAATGCGTGGTTTGCGCCCAATTGCTGAGATTCAATATTTAGATTATTTACTGTATGCTTTACAAATTATGAGCGACGATTTAGCTACGTTGCGTTACCGTACTTTTGGAAAGCAAAAAGCTCCGTTAATTATCCGTACCCGTGGACATCGTTTAGAAGGAATTTGGCATTCAGGTTCACCAATGGGTGGAATAATAAACAATGTAAGAGGAATTCATGTATTAGTTCCTCGTAACATGACTAAAGCCGCTGGGTTCTATAACACTTTATTGGAAGGAGATGATCCTGCCTTAGTCGTAGAATGTTTAAACGGATACCGTTTAAAAGAAGAATTACCAACAAACTTAGGAGATTTTAAAACTCCAATTGGTGTTGTTGAAACTATCAAAGAAGGAAACGATATCACCATTGTTTCTTATGGTTCTACCCTACGAATTGTTGAAGAAGCTGCTAAAGATTTAGCACAAGTAGGTATAGATGTAGAAATTGTAGATGCTCAAAGTTTATTACCTTTTGATATTAATCACGATACAGTTAAATCAGTGGCTAAAACAAATCGTTTATTAGTTGTTGACGAAGATGTTCCTGGAGGAGCTTCAGCTTATTTATTACAAGAAATTGTTGAAAATCAAAATGGTTATAGACATTTAGATAGTAAACCACAAACATTAACAGCAAAAGCACATAGACCTGCTTATGGTACCGACGGAGATTACTTCTCTAAACCATCTGCAGAAGATATTTTTGAAAAAGTATACGAAATTATGAACGAAGCAAACCCTTCTAAATTCAAGAGTTTGTATTAA
- a CDS encoding SH3 domain-containing protein, with protein sequence MKKILIAIALVSTICVSCKDDKNSENKEGTSTTEKSINEKEEKSTSAICLLDKLSIRESASTKGKWITSISLGEKVTLTGEETIDSVSKKEYYKVKLIDGKEGWTRSTFLAVNGKVGAMLEEAVVYKRPDLLTKTEKKYSVMDIIAVTETQGDWIKVKGKRSEGKYIEEGWVKTSNITNDQVDIATAKFAGIANTQPTMTERIKALKDVINNSDLSSSKFIPVIENKIEDYESKNQPLDTQEAEAATEAVAEKVAE encoded by the coding sequence ATGAAAAAAATATTAATTGCTATTGCATTAGTGTCTACTATTTGTGTAAGTTGTAAAGACGACAAAAACTCAGAAAACAAAGAAGGTACTTCAACAACTGAAAAATCTATTAATGAAAAAGAAGAAAAGTCTACTTCAGCAATTTGTTTATTAGATAAATTATCTATTAGAGAAAGTGCTTCTACAAAAGGTAAATGGATAACTTCTATTAGTTTAGGAGAAAAAGTAACCTTAACAGGAGAAGAAACTATAGATTCTGTTTCTAAGAAAGAGTATTACAAAGTAAAGTTGATTGACGGAAAAGAAGGATGGACTAGATCTACCTTTTTAGCTGTTAATGGTAAAGTGGGAGCTATGTTAGAAGAGGCAGTAGTTTACAAAAGGCCAGATTTACTTACTAAAACAGAAAAAAAGTACAGCGTTATGGATATTATTGCTGTGACTGAAACTCAAGGCGATTGGATTAAAGTTAAAGGAAAAAGATCTGAAGGGAAGTATATAGAAGAAGGTTGGGTAAAAACTTCTAATATTACAAATGATCAAGTTGATATAGCAACAGCTAAATTTGCAGGAATAGCAAATACTCAACCAACAATGACAGAAAGAATAAAGGCATTGAAAGATGTTATAAATAATTCAGATCTATCTTCTTCTAAGTTTATCCCAGTTATAGAGAATAAAATAGAAGATTACGAGTCAAAAAATCAGCCTTTAGATACGCAGGAAGCAGAAGCAGCTACTGAGGCGGTAGCAGAAAAAGTAGCTGAATAA
- a CDS encoding DUF2851 family protein, giving the protein MKEEFLHFIWQYKLFSKANLISVKGEIVEVLNTGSHNTNSGPDFLNTKLKIDGQLWVGNVEIHIKSSDWYAHHHEKDVNYDAVILHVVWEHDSDVFMKNNHPLPTVELQKIVQEDVLVNYRKLFSKERRWIPCEKQIGEINSFLLNNWLERLYFERLENKSVVIKELLQKSNNDYEAVLFQLLAKNFGLKVNGTAFLELAQSFDFSVLRKVRFNEEQLSALLFGQAGFLADEIEESYYKQLKNEYVYIKHKYRLQSLIKHRFQFFRMRPNNFPTIRIAQLVALYNKYESLFSRLMDVNKIEVFYNLFTVEVNEFWKTHYTFGSESKKSVKILTKSFIDLLIINTIIPLKFVYEQARGEVNEESLLKLIQQIHPEKNSIINKFDELKIKAKNAFESQALLELKNNYCQKKKCLSCNVGNFILNK; this is encoded by the coding sequence ATGAAAGAAGAGTTCTTGCACTTTATTTGGCAGTATAAACTATTTAGCAAAGCAAATTTAATATCAGTAAAAGGAGAAATCGTTGAAGTATTAAACACAGGGAGTCATAATACGAATTCAGGACCTGATTTTTTGAATACAAAATTGAAGATTGATGGGCAGCTATGGGTTGGAAATGTTGAAATTCATATAAAGTCATCAGATTGGTATGCGCATCATCATGAAAAAGATGTGAATTATGATGCGGTTATTTTACATGTTGTGTGGGAACATGATTCTGATGTGTTTATGAAAAATAATCATCCATTACCAACGGTTGAATTACAAAAAATTGTTCAAGAAGATGTATTGGTAAATTATAGAAAATTGTTTTCAAAAGAACGACGATGGATTCCTTGTGAAAAGCAGATAGGAGAAATCAATTCTTTTTTATTAAATAACTGGTTAGAACGTTTGTATTTTGAACGATTAGAGAATAAATCGGTGGTAATAAAAGAGCTGCTACAAAAATCAAATAATGATTATGAAGCGGTGTTGTTTCAGTTATTAGCTAAGAATTTCGGATTGAAAGTTAATGGAACAGCTTTCCTAGAACTAGCACAATCGTTTGATTTTTCTGTGTTACGTAAAGTTCGATTTAACGAAGAGCAGCTATCTGCTTTATTGTTTGGACAGGCAGGTTTTTTAGCTGATGAAATAGAAGAGAGTTATTATAAGCAACTTAAAAATGAGTATGTTTATATAAAGCACAAATACAGGCTACAATCATTAATAAAACACCGTTTTCAATTTTTTAGAATGCGCCCCAATAACTTTCCTACGATTAGAATAGCGCAATTAGTGGCTTTATATAATAAATATGAAAGCTTATTTTCAAGGTTAATGGATGTAAATAAAATAGAGGTTTTTTATAATTTATTTACAGTTGAAGTAAATGAGTTTTGGAAAACTCATTATACGTTTGGTTCTGAGTCAAAAAAATCAGTTAAAATACTTACAAAATCATTTATTGACTTGTTGATTATTAATACAATTATTCCTTTAAAGTTTGTTTATGAACAAGCTAGAGGAGAGGTTAATGAAGAAAGTTTGTTAAAATTGATACAACAAATACACCCAGAAAAAAATTCAATTATAAATAAGTTTGATGAGTTAAAAATTAAAGCAAAAAATGCTTTTGAATCTCAGGCTTTATTAGAGTTGAAAAATAATTATTGCCAAAAAAAAAAATGTTTAAGCTGTAATGTTGGGAATTTTATTTTAAACAAATAA
- a CDS encoding NAD(P)H-dependent oxidoreductase — protein MNSIENLQWRYAVKKFDEHKFLSEEQINLLKEAFNLTATSYGLQPVKMVVVKNKDLQQQLVAHSWNQHQVAQASHLLVLCTPKELTTKDVESYFKLVKDIRNTPDEILNPFKEFLTNDIENKSPEVLFHWMKNQAYIALGNLMTVAANEKIDSCPMEGFVPEKYDEILELDKYNLQSVLVLPVGFRAEDDYMKDLKKVRRKTENVVIELS, from the coding sequence ATGAATAGTATAGAAAATTTACAATGGCGTTACGCTGTTAAAAAATTTGACGAGCATAAATTTCTTTCCGAAGAACAAATTAATCTTTTAAAAGAAGCATTTAATTTAACTGCTACTTCTTATGGATTACAACCTGTAAAAATGGTTGTGGTTAAAAACAAAGATTTACAACAACAATTGGTGGCACATTCTTGGAATCAACACCAAGTTGCACAGGCTTCTCATTTATTGGTATTGTGTACCCCAAAAGAACTTACTACTAAAGATGTTGAGAGCTATTTTAAATTAGTAAAAGACATAAGAAACACACCCGATGAAATTTTAAATCCTTTCAAAGAGTTTTTAACTAACGATATAGAGAATAAATCTCCTGAAGTATTGTTCCATTGGATGAAAAACCAAGCATATATTGCTTTAGGAAACTTAATGACTGTTGCTGCAAATGAAAAAATTGACAGCTGCCCTATGGAAGGTTTTGTTCCTGAAAAATATGATGAAATTTTAGAATTAGATAAATACAACTTACAATCAGTTTTAGTATTACCTGTTGGTTTTAGAGCAGAAGATGACTACATGAAAGACTTAAAAAAAGTTCGTAGAAAAACAGAAAATGTCGTTATTGAGCTTTCTTAG
- a CDS encoding sodium:solute symporter gives MQPLHILLLILAYFGVLILISYITGKSANNQTFFKANNSSPWYLVAFGMIGASLSGVTFISVPGWVEGDKMSYMQMVLGYVLGYAVIGLVLLPLYYRLNLTSIYTYLEGRFGRYSYKTGASFFLLSRTIGAAFRLFLVANVLQLILFDAYGIPFWVTVTITILLIWLYTFKGGIKTIVWTDTLQTLFMLIAVGVCIVMIKDEMQIDNLFSYVTDNSLSKTFFFDDVKAGNYFWKQFFSGAFISIVMTGLDQDMMQKNLTCRNLKDAQKNMFWFTIVLVIVNFFFLALGILLTDYATVNELNAHKDNLFPTIAMSGDLGIATSLFFLLGLIAAAYSSADSALTSLTTSFSIDILEIDKKDNEQEREKTRKKIHVLFSFILVATILIFKYFIADESVIAKIFQFAGYTYGPLLGLYAFGLFTKLNIKDKLVPIICLMAPIITYIISFYSKEKFGFDFGFFVLILNGFLTFLGLLLISNNKQSKSAILPIIMSLLGFLRAILNGFEDWRAILFLILGFTWLSIIISRLKSKHNA, from the coding sequence ATGCAACCGTTACATATACTACTCCTTATTTTAGCCTATTTTGGTGTATTAATTCTTATCTCATACATCACAGGTAAATCGGCAAACAATCAAACATTTTTTAAAGCAAACAACTCATCTCCTTGGTATTTAGTTGCCTTTGGTATGATTGGAGCATCATTATCTGGAGTTACTTTTATTTCGGTTCCTGGTTGGGTTGAAGGTGACAAAATGAGTTATATGCAAATGGTACTAGGGTACGTATTAGGTTATGCCGTTATTGGATTGGTACTACTTCCACTCTATTACCGATTAAATTTAACTTCAATTTACACCTATTTAGAAGGACGTTTTGGTAGATATTCGTACAAAACTGGGGCTTCTTTTTTCTTACTTTCAAGAACTATTGGTGCTGCCTTTCGCTTGTTTTTGGTGGCAAATGTATTACAGTTAATTTTGTTTGATGCTTATGGAATTCCGTTTTGGGTAACAGTAACAATTACCATTTTACTTATATGGCTATATACTTTTAAAGGAGGCATAAAAACTATTGTATGGACAGACACTTTACAAACGTTGTTTATGCTAATTGCTGTTGGAGTTTGTATTGTAATGATAAAAGATGAAATGCAAATTGATAATTTGTTTTCGTATGTAACAGACAATAGCTTATCTAAAACTTTCTTTTTTGACGATGTAAAGGCTGGTAACTATTTTTGGAAACAATTCTTTTCAGGAGCTTTTATTTCAATTGTGATGACAGGTTTAGATCAAGACATGATGCAAAAAAACTTGACTTGCCGCAATTTAAAAGATGCTCAAAAAAACATGTTTTGGTTTACTATAGTACTCGTTATTGTTAACTTCTTTTTCTTAGCTTTAGGAATCCTGTTAACTGATTACGCTACAGTAAATGAACTAAACGCTCATAAAGACAACTTATTTCCTACCATAGCTATGAGTGGTGATTTAGGTATAGCTACTTCCCTATTCTTCCTTCTCGGTTTAATAGCAGCAGCATACTCAAGTGCTGATAGTGCTTTAACTTCATTAACTACTTCTTTTAGTATTGATATTCTTGAAATTGACAAAAAAGATAATGAGCAAGAAAGAGAAAAAACACGAAAGAAAATTCATGTGCTGTTTTCATTTATTTTAGTGGCTACTATCTTAATTTTTAAATATTTTATTGCTGATGAGAGTGTAATTGCTAAAATATTCCAATTTGCTGGTTATACTTACGGGCCGTTACTAGGTTTATATGCTTTCGGACTGTTTACTAAATTAAACATAAAAGACAAGTTAGTTCCTATCATTTGTTTAATGGCTCCTATTATAACTTATATTATTAGCTTTTACAGCAAGGAAAAGTTTGGGTTTGATTTTGGTTTTTTTGTATTGATATTAAACGGATTCTTAACTTTTTTAGGATTACTTTTGATAAGTAATAATAAACAAAGTAAATCAGCAATTCTGCCTATAATTATGTCTCTTCTTGGTTTTCTAAGAGCTATATTGAATGGATTTGAAGACTGGAGAGCTATATTATTCCTAATTTTAGGTTTTACTTGGCTCAGTATTATTATCTCTAGATTAAAAAGCAAGCATAATGCCTAA
- a CDS encoding cupin domain-containing protein has translation MTAQQIIKKFDLTEHPEGGFYKETYRSNGIIKNKHLNSNFVGDRNYSTCIYFLLTSEKFSAFHKINQDEIWHFYKGSTLKLHMISPKGNYSFVLIGNNIENDEQPQFVVPAGYWFAAEVSKENSYAFTGCTVAPGFDFNDFVLPKREELIQLFPQHKEIITKLTHF, from the coding sequence ATGACAGCTCAACAAATAATTAAAAAGTTTGACTTAACGGAACATCCTGAAGGTGGTTTTTATAAAGAAACATACAGAAGCAACGGAATTATTAAAAACAAACACTTAAATTCTAACTTTGTAGGTGATAGAAATTACAGTACTTGTATTTATTTTTTATTAACTTCTGAAAAATTTTCTGCCTTTCATAAAATCAATCAAGATGAAATTTGGCATTTTTATAAAGGAAGTACCTTAAAACTACATATGATTTCTCCCAAAGGAAACTATTCTTTTGTATTGATTGGAAATAATATAGAAAATGATGAGCAACCACAATTTGTAGTTCCGGCTGGTTACTGGTTTGCTGCTGAAGTTAGTAAAGAAAACTCATATGCTTTTACTGGTTGCACTGTTGCTCCTGGATTTGACTTCAACGATTTTGTTTTACCTAAAAGAGAAGAGTTAATACAACTATTCCCACAACATAAAGAAATCATAACTAAACTAACACATTTTTAA
- a CDS encoding TrkH family potassium uptake protein has translation MKNNTYKKLSIWYKKFQISKTPQMNLVWGFFLYTFIGFILLSIPLFHKADVSFLDNLFISTSAISTTGLVTISIFDSYNFFGQFIIMMLIQIGGIGYMTLTTYYLLFITKKITHWHSKLLGTEFTLPNSIKIKDFIKSVIVFTLIMETIGVILFYIAFTNSGMQNLKAIWFAIFHSVSSFCTAGFGLFNNGFEEYHDNVFINTTISILAIAGSLGFIVVTDLWYRLSGKTKEISFTTKIIVYGFIFLLLSGTLLTYLSEPSLNLNSNHSLMTSFFQTMSAMTTVGFNTVPIGGFSLPILLLLTFLMYIGASPSGTAGGMKITTLTAMISILKSRLLGQKKITFLNRIIPFDRIYIATSTFMLYTSLIFLFSFLLSYSESFSFDKILFEVASALGTVGLSTGITGDLSNLGKFLIIILMFIGRVGVLTFGFALLQQKQNELEKIKSDDLAV, from the coding sequence ATGAAAAATAATACATACAAAAAGCTATCTATTTGGTATAAAAAATTCCAAATTAGCAAAACACCTCAAATGAATTTAGTTTGGGGATTCTTCTTATATACCTTTATCGGTTTTATTTTACTATCAATTCCTCTGTTTCATAAAGCAGATGTATCTTTTTTAGACAATCTATTTATCTCAACATCAGCAATATCAACTACAGGGCTAGTTACTATCAGTATTTTTGATTCCTATAATTTCTTCGGACAGTTTATTATAATGATGCTCATACAAATTGGTGGAATTGGCTACATGACACTAACAACCTACTACTTGTTATTTATCACAAAAAAAATAACGCATTGGCATAGTAAATTATTAGGAACAGAATTTACGTTACCTAATAGTATTAAAATAAAAGATTTTATTAAAAGTGTTATTGTCTTTACTTTAATTATGGAAACTATTGGAGTTATACTGTTTTATATTGCTTTTACCAATTCTGGTATGCAAAACTTAAAAGCCATTTGGTTTGCTATTTTCCATAGCGTTTCATCTTTTTGCACTGCGGGTTTTGGTTTATTCAACAATGGCTTTGAAGAATACCACGATAACGTTTTTATAAATACAACAATCTCTATTTTAGCTATAGCAGGTTCTTTAGGTTTTATTGTTGTTACCGATTTATGGTATCGTCTTTCTGGAAAGACTAAAGAAATATCCTTCACAACAAAAATTATTGTCTACGGATTTATATTCTTATTACTTTCAGGAACATTACTTACGTACCTATCAGAACCTTCTTTAAACCTAAACTCCAACCATTCGTTAATGACTTCTTTTTTTCAAACAATGTCTGCAATGACAACAGTTGGTTTTAATACTGTACCTATTGGTGGTTTTTCTTTACCAATATTATTACTACTTACTTTTTTAATGTACATAGGTGCATCACCATCTGGAACAGCTGGAGGAATGAAAATCACAACTTTAACAGCAATGATTTCTATATTAAAAAGTAGATTATTAGGACAAAAAAAGATTACGTTTTTAAACAGGATTATACCTTTTGATAGAATTTACATAGCAACCTCTACTTTTATGTTATATACCAGTTTAATTTTTTTATTCTCTTTTTTACTTTCATATAGTGAAAGCTTCTCTTTTGACAAAATATTGTTTGAAGTTGCTTCTGCTCTTGGCACCGTTGGATTAAGTACTGGAATTACTGGGGACTTATCAAACCTAGGCAAATTCCTCATAATTATTCTAATGTTCATAGGAAGAGTTGGTGTTTTAACTTTTGGTTTTGCTTTATTACAACAGAAACAAAACGAATTAGAAAAAATAAAATCTGACGATTTAGCCGTATAG
- a CDS encoding LysE family translocator produces MGIENFIAFLVATILFVLTPGIETVFLINKSISQGRRSGVYTSFGLNTGALLHTLFGALGLSIMVAKSAIFFALIKYLGAAYLIYLGVTKVMSKKGLIANTNEEQKKNSAKSSFTSGFVTNILNPKVALFFIAFFPQFISPTEIENPVPFIIMGVIYAVMTTIWYLVLTSFAGIFSTKIKENEKIGVRLNKISGVIFVLMGLQIAFM; encoded by the coding sequence ATGGGAATTGAGAATTTTATAGCATTTTTAGTAGCAACTATTCTTTTTGTTTTGACACCAGGAATAGAAACCGTCTTTTTAATTAATAAGTCAATTAGCCAAGGAAGAAGATCTGGTGTATATACTAGTTTTGGTTTAAACACTGGGGCTCTATTACATACTTTGTTTGGAGCATTAGGTTTGTCGATTATGGTAGCTAAATCAGCAATATTCTTTGCATTGATTAAATATTTAGGAGCAGCTTATTTAATTTATTTAGGTGTAACAAAAGTGATGTCAAAAAAAGGGCTGATTGCTAATACAAACGAAGAACAAAAGAAAAATTCAGCAAAAAGCAGTTTTACATCAGGGTTTGTAACAAATATATTAAATCCGAAAGTTGCATTATTCTTTATAGCGTTCTTTCCGCAGTTTATAAGCCCAACAGAGATAGAAAATCCAGTTCCTTTTATAATAATGGGAGTAATTTATGCGGTAATGACTACCATTTGGTACTTGGTTTTAACATCGTTTGCTGGGATATTTTCAACTAAGATTAAAGAGAATGAAAAAATAGGGGTAAGGTTAAATAAAATTTCAGGTGTAATATTTGTATTGATGGGCTTACAGATAGCGTTTATGTAA
- a CDS encoding LysR family transcriptional regulator — protein sequence MTIQQIRYFLILAEELHFWKTAEKVYTSQSSLSRQIQSLEEELGITLFERDKRNVKLTEAGVFLKKKWDVLLDEFDRTHQHAKKIDEGSSGLVSIAYPGSISYNYLPELLKIFSEEKPDLKVELMEPTDITLEKLLSSYQIDFAFSRNEVLNASILSERLYAEPVCLVVPKDHWITEDSFVDLRDVKDEKFILSGLHHTTYFSSLLRNIFNTYGFEPQTHIESDFGSMILNLIGRGLGISILPYSYQFSLNTNIRFITLPESTELYINWRKNDHRKVIKSVIEYSVKLGKNYNRKFV from the coding sequence ATGACTATTCAACAGATTCGATATTTTTTAATTCTAGCAGAAGAATTACATTTTTGGAAAACAGCAGAAAAAGTTTACACCTCTCAATCGTCATTAAGTAGGCAAATTCAATCTTTAGAAGAAGAATTAGGTATTACTTTATTTGAGCGAGATAAAAGAAATGTAAAACTTACTGAAGCTGGTGTATTCCTTAAAAAAAAATGGGATGTTCTATTAGACGAGTTCGATCGTACACATCAACATGCTAAAAAAATTGATGAAGGTTCTTCTGGACTTGTTAGTATTGCCTACCCTGGCTCTATCTCTTACAACTATTTACCTGAATTACTCAAAATATTTTCAGAAGAGAAACCAGATTTAAAAGTAGAACTTATGGAGCCTACTGATATTACACTTGAAAAATTACTTTCTAGTTATCAAATAGATTTTGCTTTTAGCAGAAATGAAGTTCTAAATGCTTCTATTTTATCTGAAAGATTGTATGCTGAACCCGTTTGCCTTGTGGTTCCAAAAGATCATTGGATAACAGAAGATTCTTTTGTTGATTTAAGAGACGTAAAAGACGAAAAATTTATCCTTTCTGGTTTACATCATACTACTTATTTTTCCTCATTACTACGCAATATTTTTAACACTTATGGTTTTGAACCTCAAACTCATATTGAATCTGATTTTGGGAGTATGATATTAAACTTAATTGGTAGAGGTTTAGGAATATCTATTTTACCTTACTCATATCAGTTTTCTTTAAATACGAACATACGGTTTATTACACTACCCGAAAGCACAGAATTATATATCAATTGGCGCAAGAACGACCATAGAAAAGTAATTAAAAGTGTTATTGAATATTCTGTAAAATTAGGCAAAAACTACAACCGAAAGTTTGTATAA
- a CDS encoding DUF6952 family protein: MKLPVIKHLTSFIEENDQDYVLETIETLEALTEVPSLKDEELDVIGELISNMYGAIEVNKMIKDGTPKKEALNNFMKRVLGSIDK, translated from the coding sequence ATGAAATTACCAGTAATTAAACATTTAACTTCATTTATTGAAGAAAATGACCAAGATTATGTACTAGAAACTATTGAGACGCTTGAAGCTTTAACAGAGGTTCCATCGTTAAAAGATGAAGAGCTAGACGTTATAGGAGAGTTAATCTCTAATATGTACGGAGCAATTGAAGTTAATAAAATGATTAAAGATGGAACACCTAAAAAAGAAGCGTTAAATAATTTTATGAAACGTGTTTTAGGTTCGATTGATAAATAG
- a CDS encoding thioredoxin family protein: MVQELSQDNLSEVVAGNKKVVVQFSASWCGNCRIMKPKFKKLSSENEDMVFVIADAEKFPESRKLADVSNLPTFATYIDGKLVNQTQTNKFDVLKDLVNEVA, translated from the coding sequence ATGGTACAAGAATTAAGTCAAGACAATTTATCTGAAGTTGTTGCAGGTAATAAAAAAGTTGTAGTTCAGTTTTCAGCTTCATGGTGTGGTAACTGCCGTATTATGAAACCTAAATTTAAAAAGTTGTCTTCTGAGAATGAAGATATGGTTTTTGTAATAGCTGATGCCGAAAAATTTCCAGAGAGTAGAAAACTTGCTGATGTGAGTAACTTGCCTACTTTTGCTACTTATATTGATGGAAAATTAGTAAATCAAACTCAAACCAATAAGTTTGATGTATTGAAGGATTTAGTAAATGAAGTAGCTTAG